A window of Prolixibacter sp. SD074 contains these coding sequences:
- a CDS encoding Maf-like protein, whose product MILNNLGNYRIVLASKSPRRQKLLADLGIDFVTEIHEVGEVFPEGLPMEEIPQYLARLKAEPFVGNMSDHDLVITSDTIVYVEGEVLGKPADYDEAVEMMYKLSGRRHEVVTGVCLTSKSKQVSFASVTDVFFKSLSRDEIDYYITHYKPYDKAGAYGIQEWIGYIGIERIEGSYFNVMGLPVQHLYEELRKW is encoded by the coding sequence ATGATACTGAACAACCTGGGGAATTATCGTATTGTACTTGCATCGAAATCACCGAGGAGGCAGAAATTATTAGCTGATTTAGGCATCGATTTCGTAACGGAAATCCACGAAGTAGGGGAAGTTTTTCCCGAGGGCCTGCCGATGGAAGAAATTCCGCAATACCTGGCCCGGTTAAAAGCCGAGCCATTTGTTGGTAACATGAGTGATCATGATTTGGTGATTACCTCCGATACCATCGTATATGTGGAAGGGGAAGTGTTGGGGAAACCGGCCGATTATGATGAAGCGGTTGAGATGATGTACAAACTTTCCGGGCGACGGCACGAAGTAGTAACCGGCGTTTGTCTGACATCCAAATCGAAGCAAGTCAGTTTTGCTTCCGTCACCGACGTTTTCTTCAAATCGCTTTCGCGGGATGAGATTGATTACTATATCACTCACTACAAACCTTACGACAAGGCCGGCGCCTACGGTATCCAGGAGTGGATTGGTTACATTGGCATCGAGCGCATCGAAGGTTCTTACTTCAATGTGATGGGGTTGCCGGTGCAACATTTGTACGAGGAACTTAGGAAGTGGTAA
- a CDS encoding HAD family hydrolase has protein sequence MAFFKEELMNVKGFVFDVDGVLSRIIQPLTNEGDPVRTANIRDGFAMVHAIRSGYPLAIITGGNTTEVRKRYQKLGVTHLYMGSLDKITFFDDFLKKTGLKDSEIMYMGDDLPDYLVMKRVGVPVCPNDAVTEIKSVSKYISDRNGGEGCVRDVVEQVLRAQGKWIDPEKLHWSSF, from the coding sequence ATGGCATTTTTCAAGGAAGAACTGATGAACGTCAAAGGCTTTGTTTTCGATGTCGATGGCGTATTATCCCGCATTATACAACCCCTGACAAACGAGGGCGATCCGGTACGAACTGCTAATATCCGTGACGGATTTGCCATGGTTCACGCCATTCGTAGCGGTTATCCGCTGGCCATCATCACCGGTGGAAATACGACCGAAGTTCGGAAACGTTACCAAAAACTGGGCGTAACACATTTGTACATGGGCTCGCTGGATAAGATTACCTTTTTTGATGATTTCCTGAAGAAAACTGGCCTGAAGGATTCAGAAATTATGTACATGGGTGATGACCTGCCCGATTACCTGGTGATGAAGCGTGTGGGCGTTCCGGTTTGCCCGAATGATGCCGTCACTGAAATTAAATCGGTTTCGAAATACATTTCCGACCGAAATGGTGGAGAAGGTTGTGTGCGTGACGTGGTTGAACAGGTACTGCGCGCACAGGGAAAATGGATTGATCCGGAAAAGTTACACTGGAGCAGTTTTTAA
- a CDS encoding Rossmann-like and DUF2520 domain-containing protein: MDIVLIGAGNLATRLGLRLKECNHRIVQVYSRTEKSARELADKLKTEWTTRVDEVSPEGQLYLVSVSDKAVEPLLCKIGFGKRLVAHTAGSMPLDVLQPFTDNFGVFYPLQTFSKSRAVDFSQIPVCIEANNPENLAILRKLGASISNDVREIGSEQRRQLHLSAVFVCNFVNHLYTIGEELLKEKEIDFDVLKPLIIETAAKVLEFSPKDAQTGPAVRFDRNVIDRHLEMLEEHPQWNDIYKLLSESIHQLHTK; the protein is encoded by the coding sequence ATGGATATTGTTCTGATTGGCGCTGGTAACCTGGCAACGCGTTTGGGATTACGACTCAAAGAGTGCAATCACCGGATCGTACAGGTTTATTCACGAACGGAGAAATCGGCAAGAGAGTTGGCCGATAAGCTAAAGACAGAATGGACTACCCGCGTAGATGAGGTTTCCCCGGAAGGGCAACTGTATCTGGTTTCGGTTAGTGACAAAGCTGTGGAACCGTTGCTTTGCAAAATCGGTTTTGGGAAGCGTTTGGTAGCACATACAGCAGGAAGTATGCCTTTGGATGTGCTGCAACCGTTTACTGACAACTTCGGTGTTTTTTATCCGCTGCAGACTTTTTCCAAATCGAGGGCGGTTGATTTCTCCCAGATACCTGTTTGCATAGAAGCCAATAATCCGGAGAATCTTGCTATTCTGCGTAAGCTTGGTGCTTCCATATCCAACGATGTGCGCGAAATTGGCTCGGAGCAGCGACGTCAACTTCATCTTTCCGCAGTATTTGTGTGCAACTTCGTCAATCACCTCTATACTATCGGTGAAGAGTTGTTGAAGGAGAAGGAAATCGATTTTGATGTTCTGAAACCGTTAATTATCGAAACGGCAGCAAAAGTGCTGGAATTTTCGCCAAAGGATGCCCAAACGGGCCCGGCTGTCCGGTTTGACCGGAACGTAATTGACCGGCACCTGGAGATGTTGGAGGAGCACCCACAATGGAATGATATCTACAAATTACTTAGCGAAAGTATTCATCAATTACATACAAAATAA